The following proteins come from a genomic window of Trifolium pratense cultivar HEN17-A07 linkage group LG4, ARS_RC_1.1, whole genome shotgun sequence:
- the LOC123923394 gene encoding cationic peroxidase 1-like produces the protein MDSRIQYYLMLFMVIFATILSPTLAKLTSNYYDRVCPKALPIIRSVVKEAIFREPRIGASLLRLHFHDCFVNGCDASVLLDDTPTFVGEKTALPNFNSLRGFEVVDQIKAAVTKACKRDVVSCADILAIAARDSVAILGGNQYWYQVLLGRRDARTASKDAANANLPPPFFNFSQLITNFQSHGLNLKDLVVLSGGHTIGLAKCSTFRDRIYNDTNIDNYFAANLRKTCPQIGGDNNLAPFDSTPAKVDTTYYKSLLYKKGLLHSDQELYKGDGSQSDRYVKLYSKNPYTFAKDFGVSMIKMGNLKPLTGRKGEIRCNCRKVNNY, from the exons ATGGATTCTCGTATCCAATATTATCTTATGCTTTTTATGGTCATTTTTGCAACAATTTTGAGTCCTACACTAGCAAAGCTGACCTCTAATTATTATGATAGAGTTTGCCCTAAGGCATTACCAATCATAAGGTCAGTTGTTAAGGAAGCAATTTTTCGTGAGCCACGCATTGGAGCTTCATTGCTACGTTTGCATTTTCATGATTGTTTTGTTAAT GGATGTGATGCATCAGTTCTGCTAGATGACACCCCCACCTTCGTGGGTGAGAAGACTGCATTACCAAATTTCAATTCGTTAAGAGGTTTTGAGGTTGTAGATCAAATTAAAGCCGCCGTTACCAAAGCATGCAAGCGCGATGTTGTATCGTGTGCAGATATTTTAGCTATAGCAGCTAGAGATTCTGTAGCCATA CTTGGTGGTAACCAATATTGGTACCAAGTTTTACTAGGAAGAAGAGATGCAAGAACTGCAAGCAAAGATGCAGCAAATGCAAATCTTCCACCGCCATTTTTCAACTTCTCACAACTCATCACAAATTTCCAATCTCATGGACTTAACCTTAAAGATTTAGTTGTTCTATCTGGTGGTCACACAATAGGACTTGCCAAATGCAGTACATTTAGGGACAGAATCTACAATGACACAAACATTGACAACTATTTCGCGGCCAATTTACGTAAAACATGTCCTCAAATTGGAGGCGACAACAACTTAGCACCGTTTGATTCTACTCCTGCAAAAGTTGATACAACATACTATAAGAGTTTGTTGTACAAAAAGGGTTTACTTCATTCTGATCAAGAACTTTACAAAGGTGATGGTTCTCAAAGTGATAGATATGTGAAGCTATATAGTAAAAATCCTTATACTTTTGCTAAAGATTTTGGAGTTTCTATGATTAAGATGGGTAATTTGAAGCCTCTTACTGGGAGAAAGGGTGAGATAAGGTGCAATTGCAGAAAAGTCAACAACTATTGA
- the LOC123922486 gene encoding protein FAR1-RELATED SEQUENCE 5-like encodes MTGNQIPPRNIMSTLKKRNPDSATSIKQLYNVKHRLKLAARGPRSEMQQLLKCLEENNYYFKVRTAGESDTIQDLFFAHRKSIELFNTFSDVLLMDSTYKTNRYKMPLFEIVGCTSTNKTFGLGFAFLSNEKHDNFVWALQQVQQLLVDENSAPKVIVICPQGPTIQV; translated from the coding sequence ATGACCGGAAATCAAATCCCACCTAGAAACATCATGTCTACATTGAAAAAGAGAAATCCAGATAGTGCGACAAGCATCAAGCAATTGTACAATGTCAAGCATAGATTGAAACTTGCAGCTCGGGGGCCAAGGAGTGAAATGCAACAACTTTTGAAATGTCTGGAGGAAAACAACTATTATTTCAAAGTTCGAACAGCTGGTGAGTCTGATACTATTCAAGACCTTTTTTTTGCACATCGTAAATCTATCGAACTGTTCAATACTTTTAGCGATGTTTTGCTTATGGATTCCACATATAAAACCAACCGGTACAAAATGCCATTGTTTGAGATTGTTGGCTGCACATCGACTAATAAGACATTTGGACTTGGTTTTGCTTTTCTAAGTAATGAAAAACATGACAATTTTGTTTGGGCTCTACAACAAGTGCAGCAACTTTTAGTGGACGAAAACAGTGCACCGAAGGTTATTGTGATTTGCCCTCAAGGGCCAACTATCCAAGTCTAA
- the LOC123923391 gene encoding exocyst complex component EXO70B1-like gives MTLILIQIQRSLMHTKVWRFVGFASAVVGLVCYALSSSFNHLFGNWTLLKIILYTVFSFIICLVILYTNIWSHSRSLRFKAHTAFLVLTITSVYSFYFDKVMNGKPDVYSLISCAAFAIMSLSLSRQTQSGFEVDLLYFFLGCLIVLLMKVRLQLFILGAGLSYSLIILRSFVSSTQDIVYSELEHESSVIIEVNSLQQLASTDIPSTIEQLRSYLNTLQQKNLNLVDILLKHVNEYGDSELMSFGPNFMINELQPELINYLHETAKLMVRAGFEEEFSKVYINCRRKCLEECLINRLFGLQKINLKNEHRQVRYVDTVIKRWITASEIALKILFPFEQRLCDHVFSGFTSSATRCFTEVFHGTTFQLLNFADEVAHGSPSIWRLFKMLAIFETLHYLIPKFQLCPDSLVNEAAVTVQNRLGIAISELFVKLNYLIFRVPAAKKVAPSDGRVHPMTVQIISYLASACRSRHTLEQILQEYPKVNNGVVVKVSFIAHMQWILDILEKRLKAKSKDYKNPALGYLFMMNNRSHIEAIITSWDLETIFGDDWFKKYQAKIQQDFDLYQRNSWNKVLEFLKLDNNDFVAPDDNVTSELLKEKLKLFNKHFDEMYRVQSTWSVYDKKLKEEIIISVGNTLLPVYGIFIGRFRDCFGVHANEYIEYGMFEIQDRLNNLFLGKR, from the coding sequence ATGACACTCATACTCATCCAAATTCAGAGGTCGCTGATGCATACAAAGGTATGGAGATTTGTTGGGTTTGCTTCAGCTGTTGTTGGACTTGTTTGTTATGCTCTAAGCTCTTCCTTCAACCATCTATTTGGAAACTGGACTTTGTTGAAGATAATTCTTTACACTGTTTTCAGTTTCATTATCTGCCTTGTGATTTTGTATACAAATATATGGAGCCACTCGAGAAGTCTTCGGTTCAAAGCTCATACAGCGTTTTTGGTATTGACAATCACCTCTGTCTATTCCTTTTACTTCGATAAAGTGATGAATGGAAAACCAGATGTATATAGCTTAATTTCATGTGCTGCCTTTGCTATCATGTCGCTGAGTTTGTCGCGGCAAACTCAGAGCGGATTCGAAGTGGATCTTCTTTACTTTTTTCTCGGATGTCTAATTGTGTTACTCATGAAGGTTAGATTGCAGTTATTCATTCTTGGAGCAGGTTTAAGTTATTCCCTTATCATTCTTCGTTCTTTCGTTTCTTCTACACAAGATATTGTATACTCTGAACTAGAACATGAAAGTTCAGTAATTATTGAAGTCAATTCGCTGCAACAACTAGCCAGTACTGATATTCCTAGTACAATAGAACAACTAAGGTCTTATCTTAACACTCTCcagcagaaaaatttgaatcTTGTGGATATACTGTTGAAGCATGTGAATGAATATGGTGACTCTGAATTGATGTCGTTCGGCCCCAACTTCATGATCAATGAGTTGCAGCCAGAATTGATCAACTACCTTCATGAAACCGCAAAGTTGATGGTTCGCGCTGGATTTGAGGAAGAGTTTTCTAAGGTATACATCAATTGTAGAAGGAAGTGTTTGGAGGAGTGCCTAATAAATAGATTATTTGGCTTGCAGAAGATTAACCTCAAGAATGAACATCGACAGGTGAGATATGTAGATACTGTGATTAAAAGGTGGATCACAGCATCCGAAATTGCTCTTAAGATTCTATTTCCTTTCGAACAACGACTCTGTGATCATGTCTTTTCAGGTTTCACCTCCTCCGCTACTCGTTGTTTCACCGAGGTTTTCCACGGAACAACATTTCAGCTTCTGAATTTCGCTGATGAAGTTGCTCATGGAAGCCCTTCAATTTGGCGTTTATTCAAAATGCTCGCAATCTTTGAGACATTGCATTATCTGATACCGAAATTCCAGTTGTGTCCTGATTCGTTGGTGAACGAAGCAGCAGTTACAGTCCAAAACAGATTAGGCATAGCAATCAGTGAACTTTTCGTGAAACTGAACTATCTTATTTTTCGTGTCCCAGCAGCTAAGAAAGTTGCTCCGTCTGATGGCCGAGTTCATCCAATGACGGTCCAGATAATTAGTTACCTTGCTTCTGCTTGTAGGTCTCGTCATACACTAGAACAAATTTTGCAGGAATATCCCAAGGTGAATAATGGAGTAGTAGTGAAAGTTTCTTTTATAGCACACATGCAGTGGATATTGGATATACTAGAGAAAAGATTGAAAGCCAAGTCTAAAGACTACAAAAACCCTGCTTTGGGCTATCTTTTCATGATGAATAACAGGAGTCACATAGAAGCTATAATTACAAGTTGGGATTTGGAAACCATTTTCGGCGATGATTGGTTCAAAAAATATCAAGCAAAAATACAACAAGACTTTGATCTTTATCAAAGAAACTCATGGAACAAGGTGTTGGAGTTTTTGAAGTTGGACAACAATGACTTTGTGGCACCCGATGATAATGTTACGTCAGAGTTATTGAAAGAGAAGCTAAAACTGTTCAACAAGCATTTTGATGAGATGTATAGAGTTCAGTCTACTTGGTCTGTTTATGATAAGAAGCTGAAAgaagaaataataatatcagTGGGAAATACTTTGTTGCCTGTATATGGAATCTTCATTGGGAGGTTCCGGGATTGTTTTGGTGTTCATGCTAATGAATATATTGAATATGGAATGTTTGAGATTCAAGATCGACTCAACAATTTGTTTCTGGGAAAAAGATAG
- the LOC123923596 gene encoding cationic peroxidase 1-like, producing MGSRIQFYLVIFMVTLATILSPTLAKLTPNYYDRVCPKALPIIKSLVKQAIYREPRIGASLLRLHFHDCFVNGCDASVLLDDTPTFLGEKTAFPNNNSIRGFEVVDQIKATVTKACKRDVVSCADILAIAARDSVTILGGNQYWYQVLLGRRDARNASWAAANANLPPPFFNLSQLITSFKSHGLNLKDLVVLSGAHTIGFAKCSSFRDRIFNDTNIDNNFAANLRNTTCPRIGGDTNLAPFDSTPTKVDTTYYKGLLYKKGLLHSDQELYKGDGSQSDRYVKLYSKNSYAFAKDFGVSMIKMGNLKPLTGRKGDIRCNCRKVNNY from the exons ATGGGTTCTCGTATCCAATTTTATCTTGTGATTTTTATGGTCACTTTAGCAACAATTTTGAGCCCTACACTAGCAAAGCTCACTCCTAATTATTATGATAGAGTTTGTCCTAAGGCATTGCCAATCATAAAGTCACTTGTTAAGCAAGCAATTTATCGCGAACCACGCATTGGAGCATCATTACTACGTTTGCATTTTCATGATTGCTTTGTTAAT GGGTGTGATGCATCAGTTCTACTGGATGATACCCCTACCTTCCTGGGTGAGAAGACTGCATTTCcaaataataattcaattaGAGGTTTTGAGGTTGTTGATCAAATTAAAGCCACCGTTACCAAAGCTTGCAAACGCGATGTTGTATCATGTGCAGATATTTTAGCTATAGCAGCTAGAGATTCTGTAACCATA CTTGGTGGAAACCAATATTGGTACCAAGTGTTACTAGGAAGAAGAGATGCAAGAAATGCAAGTTGGGCTGCAGCAAATGCAAATCTTCCACCACCATTTTTCAACTTGTCACAACTCATCACAAGTTTTAAATCTCATGGACTTAACCTTAAAGACTTAGTTGTTCTATCTGGTGCTCACACAATTGGATTTGCCAAATGCAGTTCATTTAGGGACAGAATCTTCAATGACACTAACATTGACAATAATTTCGCGGCCAATTTACGCAACACTACATGTCCTCGAATTGGTGGCGACACCAACTTAGCACCGTTTGATTCTACTCCTACAAAAGTTGACACAACATACTATAAAGGTTTGTTGTACAAAAAGGGTCTACTTCATTCTGATCAAGAGCTTTACAAAGGTGATGGTTCTCAAAGTGATAGATATGTGAAGCTATATAGTAAAAATTCTTATGCTTTTGCTAAAGATTTTGGAGTTTCTATGATTAAGATGGGAAACTTGAAGCCTCTTACTGGGAGAAAGGGTGACATAAGGTGCAATTGCAGAAAAGTCAACAATTATTGA